In Oreochromis niloticus isolate F11D_XX linkage group LG5, O_niloticus_UMD_NMBU, whole genome shotgun sequence, a single window of DNA contains:
- the LOC102078600 gene encoding butyrophilin-like protein 10 has translation MELLPLLFLSFCFLTLSGLTFGAESASPVIVKEDDDAILPCSIGTNENIESMLFVWKKEGTVPLKQVFMYDDGTYSKGQDEEFKGRVSYFPEQLKHGNASIRMKKTRLEDKGNYTCSFPIMQPEIKIFHIELVVEPVLKVRNVPGAAPEPSVTNLNESSDWALLKCDVKGAYPEPTVEWWNSNNQTIPSEEPQVSKEGEHFYVTLKTTVKKTDYYRCVATQKESTIRYIRKSMCI, from the exons ATGGAGCTTCTACCACTTCTGTTTCTGAGCTTCTGTTTCCTGACTTTGTCCGGACTGACGTTTGGTGCTGAATCCG cctCACCTGTGATTGTGAAAGAAGATGATGATGCCATTTTACCCTGCTCTATCGGCACCAATGAGAACATTGAGTCAATGCTGTTTGTCTGGAAGAAGGAAGGAACAGTTCCTCTAAAACAGGTGTTCATGTATGATGACGGCACATATAGCAAAGGTCAAGATGAGGAGTTCAAAGGTCGAGTCTCATATTTTCCAGAACAGCTGAAGCACGGCAACGCTTCCATAAGAATGAAAAAAACTCGTTTGGAGGACAAAGGAAACTATACCTGCAGTTTTCCAATAATGCAGCCAGAAATCAAAATCTTCCACATTGAGCTTGTTGTTG AGCCCGTATTAAAGGTCCGAAACGTCCCAG GTGCAGCTCCAGagccttctgtcacaaatcttAACGAATCAAGTGACTGGGCGCTGCTTAAGTGTGATGTAAAGGGTGCTTACCCTGAACCTACAGTGGAGTGGTGGAATAGTAACAATCAAACCATTCCTTCTGAGGAGCCGCAGGTCTCTAAAGAAGGAGAGCACTTTTATGTCACCCTCAAAACTACTGTGAAAAAGACCGACTACTATCGCTGTGTTGCCACACAGAAGGAATCCACCATCAGATATATACGGAAATCAATGTGCATTTGA